In the genome of Pseudobdellovibrionaceae bacterium, one region contains:
- a CDS encoding TIGR00366 family protein: MLQKILKALDKVLRRYTPDPFVIAIGLTLLVILLSSLFTASTPLDNVRYWGDGFWSLITFTLQMVMILFTGYIVAASPPVKRLLQFLAKLAKTPGQAIVLVSLVSAFGAYINWGLGLVVGAFFALETARVHKNINFRVLVASAYSGFLFWHGGLSGSIPLVVNTPGNFSQEWVGGILPVGQTLFSGFNLTTLFVLAVTIPALNWYMHKLNAHEGHWTPALQPKGREATGEPSEYSEVVDRTLLGAKSTESVPSSRAFSEWLENHRGVSLILFVLGLIYVVQILWSQKFTLDLNSINFIFLFLGLILHKTPRSFLKAVEEAAGKLGPLLVQYPLYAGIMGIMVHSGLAEVLSVFFVEISNKATLPLMTFWSAGLVNLFIPSGGGQWAVQAPVMLPAAQELGADIPLTVMAVAWGDAWTNMLQPFWALPLLAIANIQVKEILGFCFMVLVASGVVISGLLLAFAWG; this comes from the coding sequence ATGCTACAGAAAATTTTAAAAGCACTCGATAAAGTCTTAAGAAGGTACACGCCTGATCCTTTTGTCATTGCCATTGGCTTAACGCTTTTGGTGATCTTGCTGTCTTCTTTATTTACGGCGTCGACACCTTTAGACAACGTACGCTATTGGGGAGATGGGTTTTGGTCTTTGATCACCTTTACTTTACAAATGGTGATGATCCTTTTTACGGGTTATATTGTAGCTGCATCCCCGCCAGTTAAGAGACTATTACAGTTTTTGGCGAAGTTAGCAAAAACTCCAGGACAGGCCATAGTGTTAGTTTCTTTGGTCTCTGCGTTTGGAGCTTATATCAACTGGGGTTTAGGCTTGGTGGTCGGGGCCTTCTTTGCTCTCGAGACAGCAAGAGTCCATAAGAACATAAACTTTAGAGTGCTAGTCGCCTCTGCTTACAGTGGATTTTTATTTTGGCATGGAGGACTTTCGGGTTCCATTCCTCTGGTGGTCAACACCCCAGGAAATTTTTCGCAAGAGTGGGTGGGCGGGATCCTTCCTGTTGGGCAGACTTTATTTTCTGGGTTTAACCTTACAACTTTATTTGTATTGGCCGTCACCATTCCTGCTTTGAATTGGTACATGCACAAGCTCAATGCGCATGAGGGCCATTGGACACCAGCATTACAGCCTAAGGGGAGAGAGGCAACAGGAGAACCTTCTGAATACTCTGAGGTGGTTGATCGCACCCTGTTAGGTGCAAAATCCACAGAGAGTGTGCCGTCATCTCGAGCCTTTTCGGAATGGTTAGAAAATCATCGTGGTGTATCTTTGATCTTATTTGTTTTGGGATTGATCTATGTGGTGCAGATCTTGTGGAGTCAGAAATTCACACTAGACTTGAACTCTATCAATTTTATATTTTTATTCTTAGGTCTGATCTTACATAAAACTCCAAGGTCCTTTTTAAAGGCGGTTGAAGAGGCAGCGGGCAAGTTAGGTCCCTTATTGGTGCAATACCCGCTATACGCAGGCATTATGGGGATTATGGTGCATTCGGGTTTGGCCGAGGTGCTCTCTGTATTTTTTGTCGAAATTTCTAATAAAGCGACTCTTCCTTTGATGACCTTTTGGAGTGCGGGGCTTGTGAATCTATTTATCCCGTCAGGGGGAGGACAGTGGGCGGTGCAGGCTCCTGTGATGCTTCCAGCGGCTCAAGAGTTGGGTGCGGACATTCCTCTCACGGTTATGGCTGTAGCATGGGGTGATGCCTGGACAAATATGCTTCAACCCTTTTGGGCTTTGCCCTTACTGGCTATTGCTAATATTCAAGTGAAAGAGATTTTAGGCTTTTGTTTTATGGTTCTCGTTGCATCGGGTGTAGTTATTTCAGGGCTACTCTTGGCCTTTGCTTGGGGCTGA